A portion of the Manihot esculenta cultivar AM560-2 chromosome 2, M.esculenta_v8, whole genome shotgun sequence genome contains these proteins:
- the LOC110604343 gene encoding uncharacterized protein LOC110604343 yields MFRAVIRYFSTKPKPKMKPIELKTPPEQTQTITRAIFDILKEHGPLTISETWERVQEVGLRGLTSKRHMKIVLRWMRERQKLRLICNHVGPHKQFLYTTWFTKPVVKQAKVDNGPSPPRFP; encoded by the exons ATGTTTAGAGCTGTGATTAGGTACTTTTCGACGAAACCCAAGCCCAAAATGAAACCAATAGAGCTCAAAACACCGCCTGAGCAGACACAGACCATAACAAGGGCAATCTTCGACATTTTAAAGGAGCATGGCCCTCTTACTATTTCAGAAACTTGGGAAAGGGTTCAG GAAGTTGGACTTAGAGGATTGACAAGCAAAAGGCATATGAAAATAGTGTTGAGATGGATGAGGGAGAGGCAAAAGCTTAGATTAATCTGCAACCATGTAGGGCCTCACAAGCAATTTCTTTACACAACTTGGTTCACGAAACCTGTTGTCAAACAGGCAAAAGTAGACAACGGACCTTCGCCTCCGAGGTTCCCTTGA